A window from Citrus sinensis cultivar Valencia sweet orange chromosome 5, DVS_A1.0, whole genome shotgun sequence encodes these proteins:
- the LOC102611557 gene encoding probable xyloglucan glycosyltransferase 12, with protein sequence MAPPSSTASFGWWKKKSHAHRGGGTPVVIKMENPNWSMVELEAPSEEDFLRAEHHTAAANKTRNRNAKQLTWVLLLKAHKAAGCLTSIASAFFSLGSLVRRRVAAGRTDQPPTSADTHEIQKLRTRFFYSCIKLFLWLSVVLFAFELCAYFKGWHFATPNLQLQYIFQSPLAIKGAFDLLYSSWVLVRVHYLAPPLQFLANACIVLFLIQSLDRLILCLGCFWIRFKRIKPVPKHDDTSDLESGQKGFFPMVLVQIPMCNEKEVYQQSIAAVCNLDWPKSKILIQVLDDSDDPTAQTLIKEEVLKWQEAGANIVYRHRILRDGYKAGNLKSAMNCSYVKDYEFVAIFDADFQPNPDFLRRTVPHFKDNEELGLVQARWSFVNKDENLLTRLQDINLSFHFEVEQQVNGVFINFFGFNGTAGVWRIKALEDSGGWMERTTVEDMDIAVRAHLRGWKFIFLNDVECQCELPESYEAYRKQQHRWHSGPMQLFRLCLPDIIRAKISMGKKFNLIFLFFLLRKLILPFYSFTLFCIILPMTMFIPEAELPAWVVCYIPATMSFLNILPAPKSFPFIVPYLLFENTMSVTKFNAMISGLFQLGSAYEWVVTKKSGRSSEGDLVSLVEKESKHNKGSSVPNLSEVKMETKQEKMVSKKKKKKKHNRIYMKELTLAFLLLTASARSLLSAQGIHFYFLLFQGVSFLLVGLDLIGEQLD encoded by the exons ATGGCTCCTCCTTCTTCGACGGCGTCGTTCGGTTGGTGGAAGAAGAAGAGCCACGCTCACAGGGGTGGCGGCACTCCCGTCGTCATCAAAATGGAGAACCCCAACTGGTCTATGGTCGAACTCGAAGCTCCTTCCGAAGAAGATTTCCTTAGAGCCGAACACCACACCGCCGCCGCCAACAAAACTCGCAACAGAAACGCCAAGCAGCTCACGTGGGTTCTCTTGTTGAAGGCCCACAAGGCCGCCGGCTGTCTCACCTCCATTGCCTCCGCATTCTTCTCCCTCGGCTCCCTCGTTCGACGCCGCGTCGCCGCTGGCCGCACCGACCAGCCACCGACCTCCGCCGACACCCACGAAATCCAGAAACTCCGCACCAGGTTCTTCTACTCGTGCATCAAGCTCTTCCTCTGGCTGTCAGTCGTCTTGTTCGCCTTTGAACTCTGTGCCTATTTTAAAGGCTGGCATTTTGCCACTCCCAATCTGCAACTCCAGTACATATTTCAGAGCCCATTAGCTATCAAGGGTGCCTTTGATTTGCTTTATTCCAGCTGGGTTTTGGTTCGCGTTCACTATTTGGCTCCTCCGCTTCAGTTCCTAGCCAATGCTTGTATTGTGCTCTTCCTAATTCAGAGCCTCGACCGGCTTATTCTCTGCTTGGGTTGTTTCTGGATCCGTTTCAAGAGAATTAAGCCCGTCCCCAAACACGATGACACTTCAGATCTTGAATCCGGCCAAAAAGGATTTTTCCCGATGGTGCTTGTTCAGATCCCTATGTGTAATGAGAAAGAG GTGTATCAGCAGTCTATTGCCGCGGTGTGTAATTTGGACTGGCCtaaatcaaagattttgaTTCAAGTGCTTGACGATTCCGATGATCCAACGGCGCAGACCTTGATTAAAGAGGAGGTGCTCAAGTGGCAGGAAGCGGGTGCCAACATTGTCTATAGGCATCGCATTCTCAGAGATGGTTACAAGGCCGGTAATCTCAAGTCCGCTATGAATTGCAGCTACGTCAAAGACTATGAATTTGTGGCCATCTTCGATGCGGATTTTCAACCCAATCCTGATTTTCTCAGAAGAACTGTCCCTCATTTTAAG GATAATGAGGAGCTGGGGTTGGTTCAGGCAAGATGGTCTTTTGTGAATAAGGATGAGAATTTGTTAACAAGGCTGCAGGACATAAACCTGTCGTTTCATTTTGAAGTAGAGCAGCAAGTAAATGgtgtatttataaatttctttggGTTCAATGGCACTGCTGGTGTGTGGAGAATTAAGGCTTTGGAGGATTCTGGTGGGTGGATGGAGAGGACTACCGTTGAGGATATGGACATTGCTGTTCGTGCTCATCTTCGGGGCTGGAAATTCATTTTCCTCAATGATGTTGAG TGCCAGTGTGAATTGCCAGAATCTTATGAAGCTTATAGGAAACAACAGCACAGATGGCATTCTGGACCAATGCAGTTGTTTCGCTTGTGCTTGCCTGACATCATAAGAGCCAAG ATAAGCATGGggaagaaatttaatttgatctttcttttctttctgcTCAGAAAACTTATCCTACCATTTTATTCTTTCACCCTCTTTTGTATAATTCTTCCCATGACAATGTTTATCCCAGAGGCTGAGCTCCCTGCTTGGGTCGTCTGTTACATACCGGCCACCATGTCATTTCTCAACATTCTCCCTGCTCCAAAATCCTTCCCATTTATTGTCCCTTACCTTCTTTTTGAAAACACAATGTCAGTGACCAAGTTCAATGCCATGATATCTGGCCTCTTCCAGCTCGGAAGTGCGTATGAGTGGGTCGTTACCAAGAAATCCGGCCGCTCCTCTGAGGGTGATCTTGTTTCATTGGTTGAGAAAGAGTCAAAACATAATAAGGGGTCCTCTGTACCCAACCTCAGTGAAGTGAAGATGGAAACTAAACAAGAGAAAATGGTTtccaagaagaagaagaagaagaagcataaTAGGATATACATGAAGGAATTGACACTGGCCTTCCTTCTATTAACAGCTTCAGCTAGGAGCCTCCTGTCTGCTCAAGGGATCCATTTCTACTTCTTACTCTTTCAGGGGGTATCATTCCTGCTCGTTGGTCTAGACTTGATTGGTGAGCAGCTTGATTGA